A genomic region of Dreissena polymorpha isolate Duluth1 chromosome 4, UMN_Dpol_1.0, whole genome shotgun sequence contains the following coding sequences:
- the LOC127878644 gene encoding probable serine/threonine-protein kinase clkA, translating to MELFSSYVTTETPTPTTVSSYNCCSHNCSSHNCSSYNDSFYNCSSYHYNCRFYLYNCCSYHYNCSSYHYNCCSYHYICSSYHYNCSFFNCSSYHYNCSSYHHNYCFLHYNCCSYHYICCSYHYNCCSYNYNCSSYHYNFSSYHYNCCSNHYNCFSYHYNCCSYHYNCCSNHYNCSSYHYNCCSYHYNCCSYHYNRCSYHYNCSSYNCSSYHYNCNSSHYNCSSCHYNCCSYHYNCSSYHYNCCSYHYNCSSYHYNCSSYHYNCCSYHYNCCSYHYNCCSYHYNCCSYNCSSYNCSSYHYNCNSYHYNCCSYHYNCSSHHYNCSSYHYNCCSYHYNCCSYHYNCCSYHYNCCSSHYSCSYYNCSSYNCRSYHYNCNSSHYNCSSYNCSSYNYNCNSSHYNCNHYEFHFRTYYFKHNKFNTFHNKQSRIFNYLSCIRLDHCCPYFPGQYVRDRFSESKF from the exons ATGGAATTATTCTCGTCTTATGTAACAACTGAAACGCCTACTCCAACCACAGTGTC ctcctacAACTGCTGCTCCCACAACTGCAGCTCCCACAACTGCAGCTCCTACAACGACAGCTTctacaactgcagctcctaccactacaactgcagatTCTACctctacaactgctgctcctaccactacaactgcagctcctaccactacaactgctgctcctaccactacatatgcagctcctaccactacaactgcagctTCTTCAACtgcagctcctaccactacaactgtaGCTCCTACCACCACAACTACTGCTTCTtacactacaactgctgctcctaccactacatctgctgctcctaccactacaactgctgctcctacaactacaactgcagctcctaccactacaacttcagctcctaccactacaactgctgctccaaCCACTACAACTGCttctcctaccactacaactgctgctcctaccactacaactgctgctccaaccactacaactgcagctcctaccactacaactgctgctcctaccactacaactgctgctcctaccactacaaccgctgctcctaccactacaactgcagctcctacaactgcagctcctaccactacaactgcaacTCCTCccactacaactgcagctcctgccactacaactgctgctcctaccactacaactgcagctcctaccactacaactgctgctcctaccactacaactgcagctcctaccactacaactgcagctcctaccactacaactgctgctcctaccactacaactgctgctcctaccactacaactgctgctcctaccactacaactgctgctcctacaactgcagctcctacaactgcagctcctaccactacaactgcaactcctaccactacaactgctgctcctaccactacaactgcagctcccaccactacaactgcagctcctaccactacaactgctgctcctaccactacaactgctgctcctaccactacaactgctgctcctaccactacaactgctgctcctccCACTACAGCTGCAGCTactacaactgcagctcctacAACTGCAgatcctaccactacaactgcaacTCCTCccactacaactgcagctcctacaactgcagctcctacAACTACAACTGCAACTCCTCCCACTACAACTGCAACCATTACGAATTCCACTTCAGAACCTACTACTTCAAACATAACAAGTTCAACACCTTCCACAACAAACAAAGCCGAATCTTCAACTACCTCTCCTGTATCCGTCTCGATCATTGTTGTCCTTACTTTCCCGGTCAATATGTCAGGGATAGATTTTCTGAATCAAAATTCTGA